A single genomic interval of Hevea brasiliensis isolate MT/VB/25A 57/8 chromosome 4, ASM3005281v1, whole genome shotgun sequence harbors:
- the LOC110641335 gene encoding LOW QUALITY PROTEIN: beta-glucosidase 18 (The sequence of the model RefSeq protein was modified relative to this genomic sequence to represent the inferred CDS: inserted 1 base in 1 codon) has product MIRRRMKKVCSVLVLFLSLMISGCSCLNRSQFPSSFFFGTATSSYQIEGAYLEANKGLSNWDVFTHLSPGEIKDGSNGNTADDHYHQFLDDVELMHSLGVNSYXSISWVRILPKGRFGEINSEGIAFYNKLINALLLKGIEPFVTLHHFDVPQELEDRYGAWLSPQMQDDFGYFADICFKAFGDRVKHWITLNEANMVAQYGYYSGIWPPNRCSYPVGKCKAGDSELEPYIAAHNMILAHATATEIYRKKYQEKQGGKIGIVLHIYWYEPLRDIPVDRVAAQRALGFIAAWFMDPIMYGEYPPEMRQIVGLRLPAFSMEDKRKLANKLDFIGINHYSTLYAKDCLLSPCNYHDDLLKDTFTYGTGTKDGVLIGEPTAMPTFYVVPNSMEKTITYFKDRYNNTPMFITENGYAQPSGRNIEDMLNDTNRVEYMEGYLTSLVSAMRNGADVRGYFHWSLIDNFEWTYGYTISFGLVHVDRTTMQRTPKRSAKWFQHFLKNEALHHPQEWQQNIAHL; this is encoded by the exons ATGATAAGGAGGAGGATGAAGAAAGTGTGTTCAGTTTTAGTTCTCTTCCTATCATTGATGATAAGTGGGTGTTCATGTTTGAACCGTAGccaattcccttcttcttttttctttgggACTGCTACTTCTTCTTATCAG ATTGAAGGAGCATACTTGGAAGCCAACAAAGGCCTCAGCAATTGGGATGTATTCACCCACTTATCTCCTG GAGAAATTAAGGATGGAAGCAATGGGAATACAGCTGATGATCACTATCATCAATTTTTG GATGACGTAGAGTTGATGCATTCTCTTGGAGTAAATTCAT TCTCGATTTCATGGGTCAGAATCCTTCCAA AGGGTAGATTTGGAGAGATCAATTCGGAGGGTATTGCATTTTACAATAAGCTTATTAATGCTCTCTTGCTTAAAG GAATAGAACCATTTGTTACATTGCACCATTTTGATGTTCCTCAAGAACTAGAAGATCGATATGGCGCTTGGCTAAGTCCTCAAATGCA GGATGATTTCGGGTACTTCGCAGATATCTGCTTCAAGGCATTTGGAGACAGAGTGAAACATTGGATTACACTCAATGAAGCTAATATGGTGGCCCAATATGGGTACTACAGTGGAATATGGCCTCCAAACCGATGCTCTTACCCTGTAGGCAAGTGCAAAGCCGGAGACTCTGAATTAGAACCTTACATCGCTGCTCATAATATGATACTAGCTCATGCCACAGCTACTGAAATTTACAGAAAAAAGTATCAG GAAAAACAAGGAGGGAAGATTGGCATTGTGTTACATATCTACTGGTATGAGCCACTAAGAGACATTCCAGTTGATCGTGTGGCTGCTCAACGAGCTCTAGGTTTCATTGCTGCTTG GTTTATGGATCCCATTATGTATGGAGAGTACCCACCAGAGATGCGACAAATTGTAGGTCTAAGGCTGCCAGCATTTTCGATGGAGGACAAGAGGAAACTGGCAAACAAATTGGATTTCATTGGAATCAACCATTATAGCACTCTCTATGCAAAGGATTGTCTGCTTTCACCATGCAATTATCATGATGATTTACTCAAAGACACCTTTACTTATGGAACTGGAACAAAAGATGGAGTTCTTATAGGAGAGCCG ACAGCAATGCCTACGTTCTATGTTGTTCCAAATAGCATGGAGAAGACAATCACGTATTTCAAAGATAGATACAACAACACGCCCATGTTCATCACAGAAAACG GATATGCACAACCTAGCGGTAGAAACATTGAAGATATGCTCAATGACACGAACAGGGTGGAATACATGGAGGGTTACCTCACTTCTCTAGTTTCTGCAATGAG GAATGGAGCAGATGTGAGGGGCTACTTCCATTGGTCTCTGATAGATAACTTTGAATGGACATATGGATATACCATAAGCTTTGGGTTGGTTCATGTAGACCGCACAACAATGCAGAGAACACCAAAAAGATCAGCCAAATGGTTCCAGCATTTCCTGAAAAATGAAGCTCTTCATCATCCCCAAGAATGGCAACAGAACATTGCGCATTTGTAA